The sequence GTCGAGCGCATGGAACATCAGGCCAAAGGGCTTGGCGCTGAATTCCGAATGACCGCCGGCCTCCGCCGTCGCGAAGAAATCCGCTTCAAGCACGGGCATCGCGCGGCCCACGGCGACCATGTCGTCGCGCAGCGCCTTGATCTGCGGCGGCAGGAACTGGTGCTGCAAGCCCATCGTGTCGAGAATGTCGCCAACCACGGCCGTGAACAGCCTGCTGCGCATGGCGGCAAAGAGTTGGGTATCGTCTTCAAAATGTTTCATGTCTTCCCTCAAGCCTTATGCGCCATGGCGGTCGCGATGCCCTGCATGACGCCTCTGATTTCTGCGAGACCCTTCAAGCGCCCGATCAGCGAATAGCCGGGGTTGATGCGCTCCTTGCCGATGTCGTCGGCAAGCAGATGCCCGTGGTCGGGCCGAAGCGGGATCTGCCAGTCGGTGCGCCCCTCGCGGACGCGGCGCTCCTGTTCCTCCATCAGCGCGAGGATCACCGCGGGCATGTCGCTCGATCCGCCAAGATGGTCGGCCTCGTAGAATGAGCCGTCCTCTTCGCGCCGGACGTTGCGCAGATGGGCGAAATGGATGCGCGGACCGAATTCGCGCACCATGGCCGGCAGGTCGTTATCCGCGCGCGTGCCGTAGGAGCCGGTGCAGAAAGTGATGCCGTTGGCGGGACTGTCGACGGCTGAGAGAATGCGCCTGACGTCGGCCGGCGTGGAGACGATGCGCGGTAGGCCATAGAGGGAAAAGGCGGGGTCGTCGGGATGAATGCAGAGCCGGATACCGACTTCTTCGGCGACCGGCACGATCTCCTTGAGGAAGCGCGCCAGGTTGTCATGCAGCGCGTCGGCGGTGACGCCGTCATATTCCGAGAGGGCAGCGAGGAAGCTTGCCCGGTTGAACTGGCGCTCGGTTGCCGGAAGGCCGGCGATCAGATTGCGTTCGATCCGGTCGATTTTCGCCTGGTCCATCTCATCGAAGCGCTGACGGGCGACGAAGATCTGCCGCTCGGAATAGCTGTCCTCGACGCGCGGACGCTTCAGCACGAAGAGATCGTAGGCGGCAAAGTCGACGGCGTCGAAGCGCAGTGCGTAGCCGCCGTTCGGCAGGGGCTGCACTAGCTCCGTGCGCGTCCAGTCGACCACCGGCATGAAATTGTAGCAGACGATCTCGATGCCCGCCCGCGCCAGGGCGCGAAGCGTGTCCTTGTACCAGCCGATGTAGCGGGCACTGTCCGATGTCGCGAGCTTGATCGAGTTGTGCACCGGAATGCTCTCGACGACGCTCCAGCGCATGCCGGCCGCCTCGATCAGCGCCTTCTGCTTCAGGATCGCCTCATCGGACCAGGGCGAGCCGTCGTAGATATGGTGCAGCGCCGAGACGATCCCCGTGGCGCCTGCCTGCCGGAT comes from Ensifer sp. PDNC004 and encodes:
- the uxuA gene encoding mannonate dehydratase, with amino-acid sequence MEECFRWYGPNDPVPLSHIRQAGATGIVSALHHIYDGSPWSDEAILKQKALIEAAGMRWSVVESIPVHNSIKLATSDSARYIGWYKDTLRALARAGIEIVCYNFMPVVDWTRTELVQPLPNGGYALRFDAVDFAAYDLFVLKRPRVEDSYSERQIFVARQRFDEMDQAKIDRIERNLIAGLPATERQFNRASFLAALSEYDGVTADALHDNLARFLKEIVPVAEEVGIRLCIHPDDPAFSLYGLPRIVSTPADVRRILSAVDSPANGITFCTGSYGTRADNDLPAMVREFGPRIHFAHLRNVRREEDGSFYEADHLGGSSDMPAVILALMEEQERRVREGRTDWQIPLRPDHGHLLADDIGKERINPGYSLIGRLKGLAEIRGVMQGIATAMAHKA